GGGACGGTATGCATGAAATCACAGAGCACCTTCAAAACTACTGAAATTAAATTCAAGCTGAACGAGGCATTTGAGGAGACGACTGCTGACGACAGGAAGACCACGGTTAGTGAATAGTTCGGGTATAGTCGAGTGAGTCGATTAACTCACTGTTCACTGGATTTAACGGAATGTTTTCCTAATTTTTCCTCAGACCGTTGTAAGCATTGAGGATGGCAAATTGATCCAAAAACAGAGCTGGGACGGAAAAGAGTCGGTAATAGAGAGGGAGGTGGCAGATGGAAAATTGATAGCGGTAAGTATAAAATCTGCGTTCTGGGCGTATTTCAGCGTAATTTCATTAACCTGTGTTTAACTTTTAGATGTGTAACGTGATTACTGTCGTGCATATTTACGCAAAAAGCTCTAACTGATACCCATATTTTAGGCCTTGGTTAGATTCTTGAACCATTCAAATACCCGCACCTACATATAAAAGCATCCCTATGGCAGTTTCAAAACTGACGGAAACTCTGTTCACGGATCAGCtgctgtgcccccccccctcccctttaaacatgttttacagTGAACTGTGTGGATTCGTGGACTGATGCATAGACTTCATATGTTGTTCTTAACCAGTGCAGTCCTCTAAGTTTTAGCAATACTCTGCCCTTACAGAAATGCAAGATGGGAGATGTGGTGTCTGTGAGGACATATGTGAAGGAGGCATGATCTTATTCTGACTGGATCTGAAGATGCAGGCTCAGTTCAATGAGCCAAATGCCTTAAGTAACACTGACACTTGCTTGTATTCTTCGTTTTTAACACCAAAGTAAATGCATGCAGTGTATTCTCAGTTGATGTATTCAGTATTAATCATTATgatgctttaaataaacttctGACGTTTTTCAGCCTTCATCTGAGTtgactgcatttttatttatttattttttatgcacACTGGTCATAAACACTTATACTTTTCTGCAGTTTAAGGATGGGAAAACGGAGCAAAACACGATAGCTTGTGTTAAGTCAGTGGAAAGGATAAAattaactgttttattttcactgatgtGATCTGATTTACAACAATATCCTCTTAAATGTCATCACATACAATAATCACATACAAATCTAAATAAATCTCAGACTATAACAGCAGCATTATCTCAACTTTACATGCATTtgccaaaagaaagagaaacgcCCTTCAGAGTGGTGCATTAGCACAGTTCCCAGCAACTCTTATGGTCCCAAGAGACTTTGATCTCCATCTCGTGAAGGGAATGGGAGGACCCAAGATCTTTACACTGTTAAATAAGGCCCTGtgagattttgattttgaaattgGTATAACAGATCCATGTCTGTGTACAGTCGGTTCCGTCACACAGTCAATGTCCAGACAGAACTGTGACTACAAACAGAGTGTCATGCGCATATTTGCTGTTAACTGTttacatctctgtgtttcttacCACATCTCTTAACCTCTGAACTCTTTCCAAGATACTGGAAATGGATCGACATCTGAGAAAAACCTAGAAGTACTCTCTAATCAAATGTATATTCTTTTCTCCATTACTGGTTATTTGAGCAATTAAAAATGAAGATTCATTACATTCACTGACTGCAGACCTCAAACTAGACCAAATTCTAATAaggtgttttcattttagttgTTCCTCAGAACACAAAATGACTGTGACTCATAATATTCTTGGATAGTGTTGGACTGTGTCATGACTTTTTATGCGATATGTAGTTTTGGAAGGGTttggtttgtttagtttttctctccaaaaaGGGCTGATGTGACACTTTCTGGATGACCAGGGAAATTCCTACAGATTTCCAGCATATCAAAAATTCAATTTGTAAATACAacacctttaaaataaaattttgtttGGCTTCTGATTGCTGAGTGAATTATTCACTGTGATGGATCTCCTAAAAAAGCTCAGTTTTGATCAAACATATATAGAGCGTGTTAtcttaaaacattttacacagcaTGTTATGAGAGCCACAAACTGTCACAAACAACTTAGATCATctcaaaaaaaagtttcagtctTATAAAAGACCTGTTTAAATAACCTATATTGTCTTTCAATATGTTG
This sequence is a window from Chanos chanos chromosome 12, fChaCha1.1, whole genome shotgun sequence. Protein-coding genes within it:
- the fabp4a gene encoding fatty acid binding protein 4a — its product is MVDKFVGTWKMISSENFDDYMKALGVGFATRQVGNRTKPNLIVSVDDQGTVCMKSQSTFKTTEIKFKLNEAFEETTADDRKTTTVVSIEDGKLIQKQSWDGKESVIEREVADGKLIAKCKMGDVVSVRTYVKEA